In Mycobacterium stomatepiae, the following are encoded in one genomic region:
- a CDS encoding NUDIX domain-containing protein, with the protein MAEHVFETAASETVYTGKIFALRRDEVRMPGGNTAAREVVEHYGAVAIVPMNDDRSIAMVYQYRHISGRRLWELPAGLLDAAGEAPHLTAARELEEEVGLKADTWHVLVDIDTAPGYSDESVRVYLATGLTEIGRPEAHDEEADLTMRWVPIEEAIRLVFSGEIINSIAVSGILAAHAVTTGLAQPRPVDLPWPDKPKDFAARKAAQ; encoded by the coding sequence GTGGCTGAGCACGTTTTCGAGACGGCAGCGAGCGAAACGGTTTACACCGGAAAGATTTTCGCGCTGCGCCGCGACGAGGTGCGGATGCCCGGCGGCAACACCGCCGCGCGAGAAGTCGTCGAGCACTACGGTGCCGTGGCCATCGTGCCGATGAACGACGATCGCAGCATCGCGATGGTCTACCAATACCGGCACATCTCCGGCCGGCGCTTGTGGGAACTGCCGGCGGGCCTGCTCGACGCCGCGGGCGAGGCGCCTCACCTCACGGCGGCGCGCGAACTGGAAGAGGAGGTCGGCCTCAAGGCCGACACCTGGCACGTACTCGTCGACATCGACACGGCGCCCGGATACAGCGATGAATCGGTGCGGGTCTACCTGGCCACCGGGCTGACCGAGATCGGCCGGCCCGAGGCGCACGACGAAGAAGCCGACCTGACGATGCGCTGGGTCCCGATCGAGGAGGCGATCCGCCTCGTCTTCAGCGGTGAGATCATCAATTCGATTGCGGTATCCGGGATTCTGGCCGCGCACGCCGTGACGACGGGGTTGGCGCAGCCGCGTCCGGTGGACCTGCCATGGCCGGACAAGCCCAAGGATTTCGCCGCGCGAAAAGCGGCGCAATGA
- a CDS encoding copper transporter has protein sequence MISLRQHAFSLAAVFLALAVGVVLGSGFLSDTLLSSLRDEKRDLYTQINGLNDQKNVLNEKLSAANNFDNQLMGRIVHDGLAGKSIVVFRTPDAKDDDVAAVSKIVGQAGGSVTGTVSLTQEFVDANSAEKLRTVVNSSVLPAGQQLSTKLVDQGSQAGDLLGIALLINANPAIPPVDDTQRDTVLAALRESGFVMYQAGDHMPAANAALIVTGGALPQDAGNQGVSVARFSAALAPHGSGTLLAGRDGSSTGGAAVAVARADAVINSAISTVDDVDAAPGRITAILGLHDLLNGGHVGQYGTGHGATSITVAQ, from the coding sequence ATGATCTCGTTACGCCAACATGCCTTCTCGCTGGCCGCGGTCTTTCTCGCGCTGGCGGTCGGCGTCGTGCTGGGTTCGGGGTTCTTGTCCGACACCCTGCTGTCCAGCCTGCGTGACGAAAAGCGCGACCTCTACACGCAGATCAACGGGCTCAACGACCAGAAGAACGTTCTTAACGAGAAGCTCAGCGCGGCAAACAATTTCGACAACCAGTTGATGGGCCGGATCGTGCACGACGGGTTGGCAGGCAAATCGATCGTCGTGTTCCGCACCCCGGACGCCAAGGACGACGACGTCGCGGCGGTCTCGAAGATCGTCGGCCAGGCCGGCGGGAGTGTCACCGGGACGGTGTCGCTGACCCAGGAGTTCGTCGACGCCAACTCCGCGGAGAAGCTGCGGACCGTGGTGAACTCGTCGGTGCTGCCGGCCGGTCAGCAGCTCAGCACCAAACTCGTTGACCAGGGGTCGCAGGCCGGTGATCTGTTGGGCATCGCCCTGCTGATCAACGCGAACCCCGCGATCCCGCCCGTCGACGACACCCAGCGCGACACCGTGCTGGCGGCGCTGCGCGAGAGCGGGTTCGTCATGTATCAGGCCGGCGACCACATGCCGGCGGCCAACGCCGCCCTGATCGTCACCGGCGGCGCGCTGCCGCAAGACGCCGGCAATCAGGGCGTCAGCGTGGCCCGCTTCTCCGCGGCACTGGCGCCGCACGGCTCAGGCACGCTGCTGGCCGGGCGGGACGGCTCGTCGACGGGCGGTGCCGCGGTCGCGGTCGCGCGCGCCGACGCCGTCATCAACTCCGCGATCAGCACCGTCGACGACGTCGACGCCGCACCCGGGCGGATCACCGCGATCCTCGGCCTGCATGACCTGCTCAATGGCGGCCATGTCGGGCAATACGGCACCGGTCACGGCGCCACGTCGATCACCGTTGCGCAGTAG
- a CDS encoding CTP synthase yields MRRHPQTTTKHLFVSGGVASSLGKGLTASSLGQLLTARGLHVTMQKLDPYLNVDPGTMNPFQHGEVFVTEDGAETDLDVGHYERFLDRNLSGSANVTTGQVYSTVIAKERRGEYLGDTVQVIPHITDEIKSRILAMAEPDADGRRPDVVITEIGGTVGDIESQPFLEAARQVRHDVGRENVFFLHVSLVPYLAPSGELKTKPTQHSVAALRSIGITPDALILRCDRPVPEPLKNKIALMCDVDIDGVISTPDASSIYDIPKVLHREELDAFVVRRLNLPFRDVDWTQWNDLLQRVHEPHETVRIALVGKYVDLSDAYLSVTEALRAGGFRHYAKVEMVWVPSDDCESAAGAASALGDVHGVLIPGGFGIRGIEGKIGAIRHARARGLPIFGLCLGLQCIVIEAARSVGLAQANSAEFEPSTPDPVISTMAEQEHIVAGEADLGGTMRLGAYPAVLEPDSIVAQAYGTTQVSERHRHRYEVNNAYRDRIAESGLRFSGTSPDGHLVEFVEYPSDVHPFVVGTQAHPELKSRPTRPHPLFVAFVGAAIEYKKGEQLPVEIPEHMSNGNQHRDSAERSIPEPATRG; encoded by the coding sequence GTGCGTAGGCATCCGCAAACCACCACGAAGCACCTCTTCGTCAGCGGTGGTGTCGCATCCTCACTCGGTAAGGGTCTGACCGCCAGTAGCCTCGGACAGCTACTGACCGCGCGCGGACTACATGTCACGATGCAAAAGCTCGACCCGTACCTCAACGTGGACCCGGGCACGATGAATCCGTTCCAGCACGGCGAGGTCTTCGTCACCGAGGACGGCGCCGAGACCGACCTCGACGTCGGCCACTACGAGCGGTTCCTGGATCGCAACCTGTCCGGCTCGGCGAATGTCACTACCGGGCAAGTGTATTCAACGGTCATCGCCAAGGAGCGCCGCGGCGAATACCTCGGCGACACCGTCCAGGTGATCCCGCACATCACCGACGAGATCAAGAGCCGCATCCTGGCGATGGCCGAACCCGACGCCGACGGACGCCGCCCGGACGTCGTGATCACTGAGATCGGCGGGACGGTGGGCGATATCGAGTCGCAGCCCTTTCTGGAGGCCGCGCGCCAGGTTCGCCACGACGTCGGACGGGAGAACGTCTTCTTCCTGCATGTGTCGCTGGTGCCCTACCTGGCGCCGTCCGGTGAGCTCAAAACCAAGCCGACCCAGCACTCGGTGGCGGCGCTGCGCAGCATCGGTATCACGCCGGACGCGTTGATCCTGCGCTGCGATCGCCCCGTTCCCGAACCACTGAAGAACAAGATTGCGCTGATGTGTGACGTCGACATCGACGGCGTCATATCCACCCCGGACGCGTCGTCGATCTACGACATTCCCAAGGTGCTGCACCGCGAGGAGCTCGACGCGTTCGTGGTGCGCCGGCTCAACCTGCCGTTCCGCGATGTCGACTGGACCCAATGGAACGACCTGCTGCAGCGGGTGCACGAGCCGCACGAGACCGTGCGAATTGCCTTGGTAGGCAAATACGTTGACCTGTCCGACGCCTACCTCTCGGTGACCGAGGCCTTGCGCGCCGGCGGCTTTCGGCACTACGCCAAGGTGGAGATGGTGTGGGTGCCCTCGGACGACTGCGAGAGCGCTGCCGGTGCCGCGTCGGCGCTGGGCGATGTACACGGTGTGCTGATTCCCGGTGGATTCGGCATCCGCGGCATCGAGGGCAAGATCGGCGCCATCCGACATGCCCGGGCGCGCGGGTTACCGATATTCGGGCTGTGCCTCGGGCTGCAGTGCATCGTGATCGAGGCCGCCCGCTCGGTCGGTCTGGCCCAGGCCAACTCGGCCGAATTCGAACCGTCCACACCGGATCCGGTCATCTCGACGATGGCCGAGCAGGAGCACATCGTGGCCGGTGAAGCCGACCTCGGCGGCACCATGCGGCTGGGGGCCTACCCCGCGGTGCTCGAGCCGGATTCGATTGTGGCGCAAGCATATGGAACCACCCAGGTGTCCGAGCGGCACCGGCACCGCTACGAGGTCAACAACGCCTACCGCGATCGGATCGCCGAAAGCGGCCTGCGGTTCTCCGGGACCTCGCCGGACGGCCACCTGGTGGAGTTTGTCGAATACCCGTCCGACGTGCACCCGTTCGTCGTCGGCACCCAGGCCCACCCCGAACTGAAGAGTCGGCCCACTCGACCGCACCCGCTGTTCGTCGCATTCGTCGGCGCGGCGATCGAGTACAAGAAGGGTGAGCAGCTTCCGGTGGAAATCCCCGAGCACATGTCCAACGGCAACCAGCACCGAGACAGCGCCGAGCGGTCGATACCTGAACCCGCCACTCGTGGCTGA